The following proteins are encoded in a genomic region of Brachypodium distachyon strain Bd21 chromosome 1, Brachypodium_distachyon_v3.0, whole genome shotgun sequence:
- the LOC104582369 gene encoding E3 ubiquitin-protein ligase EL5 codes for MDDGAGGGIAPFPSPLPVAGGGHGHVKSRASSAVAAASVALILLYLFWKFLWQCRKDVAPRRDDNAASSSSSAQRPIDPERGENKVRMPVPASPVRVDGPSESDSGDAAEKAECAVCLVEFGHGGEAGRFVPGCGHGFHASCIEAWFRVRPTCPLCRAAVVVPGLPEPNPGRLERS; via the coding sequence ATGGACGACGGTGCGGGCGGTGGCATCGCTCCTTTCCCCTCGCCGTTGCCGGTCGCGGGCGGTGGCCATGGGCACGTCAAGAGCCGGGCCTCGTCGGCGGTCGCGGCGGCCAGCGTCGCGCTCATCCTGCTATACCTCTTCTGGAAGTTCCTATGGCAGTGCAGGAAAGACGTAGCGCCGAGGAGGGACGACAACgccgcctcgtcctcgtcATCCGCTCAACGGCCGATCGACCCGGAGCGCGGCGAGAACAAGGTCAGGATGCCGGTCCCGGCGTCGCCCGTGCGCGTGGACGGGCCGTCAGAATCAGATTCAGGGGACGCTGCGGAGAAGGCGGAGTGCGCTGTGTGCCTGGTGGAGTTCGGgcacggcggcgaggccgggCGGTTCGTGCCGGGCTGCGGCCACGGGTTCCACGCCTCGTGCATCGAGGCGTGGTTCCGGGTGAGGCCCACGTGCCCGCTCTGCCGCGCCGCGGTGGTGGTGCCCGGCCTGCCAGAGCCCAACCCTGGGCGCTTGGAGCGCAGTTGA
- the LOC104582370 gene encoding E3 ubiquitin-protein ligase EL5, which translates to MVEQTQTASPPPRLRSIDHHFPHRQTQAGRSIDMSSSSEMDPLAPSSEVKFRAYAVLVAFGVAAVLAVCFWRLYRLTVSARPHDMMPVSGAAGNNKPGAPRRGDISALLPVFVHGAEAGAVECAVCLAEMADGEKGRLLPSCGHRFHVECIDRWFRANSTCPLCRVAAFGEPNAVEAHKDGPVRVAAPAVVVLQG; encoded by the coding sequence ATGGTCGAGCAGACACAAACAGCATCTCCACCACCTCGccttcgatcgatcgatcaccaTTTCCCACATCGTCAAACACAGGCAGGCAGATCGATCGACATGTCGAGCTCCTCTGAGATGGACCCGTTGGCGCCGAGCAGCGAGGTCAAGTTCCGCGCCTACGCGGTGCTCGTGGCGTTCGGCGTGGCGGCCGTCCTCGCCGTGTGCTTCTGGCGGCTCTACCGGCTCACCGTGTCGGCGCGCCCGCACGACATGATGcccgtctccggcgccgctgGCAACAACAAGCCGGGGGCGCCGAGGCGCGGCGACATCTCGGCGCTGCTGCCTGTTTTCGTGCACGGCGCGGAGGCTGGTGCCGTGGAGTGCGCGGTGTGCCTGGCGGAGATGGCGGACGGGGAGAAGGGCCGGCTCCTGCCCTCGTGCGGGCACCGGTTCCACGTGGAGTGCATCGATCGCTGGTTCCGGGCAAACTCGACGTGCCCGCTCTGCCGCGTCGCGGCATTCGGCGAGCCCAACGCCGTGGAGGCGCACAAGGATGGGCCCGTACGCGTGGCTGCGCCGGCGGTGGTTGTGCTGCAAGGCTGA